The Formosa sp. Hel1_33_131 genome window below encodes:
- a CDS encoding GAF domain-containing protein, which translates to MTFDVLKPKITAIISDSSSKDHSLQLICDLLKTEIPHYDWVGFYFKNGDKEELKLGPYSGTPTDHTIIPFGKGICGQVALSNENFVVPDVKAQDNYIACNINVKSEIVVPLFVNGQNIGQIDIDSSTADPFTDADEHFLEFVCQSVATLM; encoded by the coding sequence ATGACTTTTGATGTTTTAAAACCTAAAATAACAGCCATAATTTCAGATTCTAGTTCAAAGGATCACAGCTTGCAATTGATCTGTGATTTATTAAAAACGGAAATACCTCATTATGATTGGGTTGGGTTTTATTTTAAAAATGGAGACAAGGAAGAGTTGAAACTTGGTCCTTATTCAGGAACTCCTACAGACCATACAATCATCCCGTTTGGTAAAGGGATTTGCGGGCAAGTCGCCCTAAGCAATGAAAATTTTGTGGTTCCCGATGTGAAAGCACAGGATAATTATATTGCTTGTAACATCAATGTGAAATCTGAAATTGTAGTCCCTTTGTTTGTCAATGGTCAAAACATAGGGCAAATAGATATTGATTCTAGTACAGCTGACCCATTTACAGATGCTGATGAACATTTCTTAGAATTTGTGTGCCAATCGGTTGCTACGCTTATGTAG
- a CDS encoding HYC_CC_PP family protein translates to MQKTLTHKVFSMTLALLVLLSTFSFKIEAHFCGPKIVDVAVFSKVTSCCSATLDTNSKIQFSKISCCTNKVVSFDGLKELNVVSSMDELQLAKVFQSLSKFNSHQTLFISLVVGYDPNYFSPDLIVDSQIEHQVFLI, encoded by the coding sequence ATGCAAAAAACCTTGACTCATAAAGTTTTTTCAATGACGCTGGCGCTTTTAGTGCTTTTGTCCACATTTTCATTTAAAATTGAAGCTCATTTTTGTGGACCAAAAATTGTAGATGTTGCAGTCTTTTCGAAGGTTACATCGTGTTGTAGCGCTACATTAGACACCAATTCTAAAATTCAGTTTTCCAAAATCAGCTGCTGCACAAACAAGGTTGTTTCTTTTGATGGTTTAAAGGAATTAAATGTTGTTTCATCTATGGATGAGCTACAGCTTGCAAAGGTTTTTCAATCGCTTTCAAAATTCAATAGTCATCAGACTTTATTCATTTCTTTAGTTGTTGGTTATGACCCCAATTATTTTTCACCCGATTTGATAGTGGACTCTCAAATTGAACATCAAGTTTTTCTGATTTGA
- a CDS encoding TonB-dependent receptor — translation MKSILYLIIFFPFFVFSQSEIKGKIMELNSQNQQIPLLGANVFWLNTSIGTITSEEGTFKLPYKPSYKKLVISFVGFKTDTLRVDSLKMIRHLLEASDDLGEVTVSARKKSSATSYLSSQNISTISSKELLKAACCNLSESFETNPSIDVNFTDAISGTKQIKMLGLTSPYILITTENIPSIRGASQAYGLSFIPGTWVESIQITKGGGSVVNGFESIAGQINAELVKPTTDNTVFVNAYGSLNGRTEFNTHFNTTLSEKWSTGLYVHANNRSQKFDRNNDSFLDMPLAKQLNIMNRWQYSNLQKGLISFLNIRYLTDEKQAGQLDFDPETDRLSSTVWGSEIATKRFEVSSKFGYVNPEIPYQSLGLQLSYSDHDQTSYFGLNQYDIRHKSIYSNLVYNSIISDSRHRIKTGLNATYDDYRETVNSELYDRNERSIGGFFEYSFDNLEALNLTAGIRVDHHNLLGTFITPRVHARYTPWEKSAFRVSFGRGKRAANIFAENQKLFATSRTINIQSTGGNIYGLEPEIAWNYGISFLQGFKLFDRKADLTLDFYRTDFQNQVVVDYENPYEVNFYNLEGSSFANSFQAEFSLNILERLDLKTAYKFYDVKTQYKSGNLKRPLTSQHRVFANLSFETPKTDKGGVWKFDTTFNWFGKQRFSSTASSPEAYQLPTYSPTISTLNAQITKVFSDSFELYVGAENITNATQKNPILSSENPFGSNFDTTFVYGPIFGSTYYTGLRYKLN, via the coding sequence ATGAAATCTATATTATATCTTATCATTTTCTTTCCATTTTTTGTTTTTTCACAAAGTGAAATCAAAGGAAAAATCATGGAATTAAATTCCCAAAACCAGCAGATTCCTTTGCTCGGAGCCAATGTGTTTTGGCTCAACACATCCATTGGAACCATTACTTCAGAGGAAGGAACGTTCAAGCTGCCTTATAAGCCCTCTTACAAAAAACTAGTGATTAGTTTTGTTGGCTTTAAAACAGACACGCTTAGGGTCGACAGTCTAAAAATGATTCGTCATTTGTTAGAAGCCTCTGATGATTTGGGAGAAGTAACCGTGTCTGCGAGAAAAAAATCCTCGGCAACCTCTTATCTCTCATCTCAGAATATTTCTACCATAAGTAGTAAAGAGCTTTTGAAAGCTGCTTGTTGTAATTTGTCCGAAAGTTTTGAAACCAACCCCTCTATTGATGTCAATTTTACGGACGCCATATCGGGGACAAAGCAAATTAAAATGCTCGGTCTCACGAGTCCTTATATTTTAATTACCACTGAAAATATTCCCTCAATTCGTGGCGCGTCGCAAGCCTACGGCTTGAGTTTTATCCCTGGGACTTGGGTAGAGAGTATCCAAATTACAAAAGGAGGTGGAAGTGTTGTCAACGGGTTTGAAAGTATTGCGGGACAAATCAATGCAGAGTTGGTGAAACCCACCACGGATAATACGGTTTTTGTCAATGCCTATGGATCTTTGAATGGTCGGACAGAATTCAATACGCATTTTAACACCACGCTTTCTGAGAAGTGGAGCACAGGACTGTATGTGCATGCAAATAACAGATCACAAAAATTTGACAGAAATAACGATTCATTTCTAGATATGCCTTTGGCGAAACAACTCAATATTATGAACCGTTGGCAATATTCTAACCTTCAAAAAGGATTGATTAGCTTTTTGAATATACGCTACTTAACAGATGAAAAGCAAGCGGGTCAACTCGATTTTGATCCTGAAACAGATCGACTTTCAAGCACCGTTTGGGGAAGTGAAATCGCCACCAAACGTTTTGAGGTTTCTTCGAAATTTGGTTATGTCAATCCCGAGATTCCGTATCAAAGTTTAGGACTTCAATTGTCCTACAGCGATCACGACCAAACATCTTATTTTGGATTAAATCAATACGATATACGTCATAAAAGCATATACTCCAACTTGGTTTATAATTCTATTATTAGCGATTCAAGACATAGAATAAAAACAGGTTTGAACGCGACTTATGATGACTATAGGGAGACGGTCAATTCAGAATTATACGACAGAAATGAACGCTCTATTGGTGGGTTTTTTGAATACAGTTTTGACAATTTAGAAGCCCTTAATTTAACGGCAGGAATCCGTGTGGATCACCACAATTTATTAGGAACTTTTATCACTCCAAGGGTGCATGCGCGCTACACACCATGGGAAAAATCGGCCTTTAGAGTGTCGTTTGGACGCGGAAAACGTGCAGCGAATATTTTTGCTGAAAATCAAAAATTATTCGCAACCTCAAGAACGATTAATATCCAAAGTACTGGCGGAAATATTTATGGTTTAGAACCTGAAATTGCTTGGAATTATGGTATATCTTTTTTACAAGGATTTAAGTTGTTTGACCGAAAAGCAGATCTTACCTTAGATTTTTATCGAACCGATTTTCAAAATCAAGTAGTTGTAGATTATGAAAATCCTTATGAAGTCAACTTCTATAACTTAGAAGGTTCTAGTTTTGCCAATAGTTTTCAAGCGGAGTTTAGTTTGAATATTTTGGAGCGATTGGATTTAAAAACAGCTTACAAGTTTTACGATGTTAAAACTCAATACAAGTCTGGAAACCTCAAGAGACCGTTAACGTCTCAACACCGTGTGTTTGCTAATCTCTCTTTTGAAACTCCTAAAACCGATAAAGGAGGTGTATGGAAATTTGACACCACATTTAATTGGTTTGGAAAACAGCGTTTTTCATCGACCGCTTCCAGTCCAGAAGCCTATCAGTTGCCAACCTATTCTCCAACCATATCTACCCTAAACGCACAAATAACCAAGGTGTTTTCGGACTCCTTTGAACTCTATGTGGGTGCAGAAAACATTACCAATGCCACTCAAAAAAATCCAATTTTAAGCTCTGAAAACCCATTTGGCTCAAATTTTGATACTACATTTGTATATGGTCCCATATTTGGGAGCACTTATTACACGGGCTTACGCTATAAATTAAATTAA
- a CDS encoding heavy-metal-associated domain-containing protein encodes MKTVFLSLTILCMTTLSFAQNKNARASFEVDGVCMMCKNRIEKASLKTKGVKSAVWNVESHELRLIFDENKTDLTTIQKNIAGVGHDTKELKATDEAYNSVHPCCKYREDEVVEEHK; translated from the coding sequence ATGAAAACAGTTTTCTTATCACTCACCATCCTATGCATGACCACGTTGAGTTTTGCTCAAAATAAAAATGCGAGAGCGTCTTTTGAAGTGGACGGTGTTTGTATGATGTGTAAAAATCGTATTGAAAAAGCGAGCCTTAAAACAAAAGGGGTTAAATCTGCTGTTTGGAACGTAGAAAGTCACGAGTTAAGACTCATTTTTGATGAAAACAAAACCGACCTCACGACCATCCAAAAAAACATTGCAGGTGTTGGTCATGACACTAAAGAACTGAAAGCAACTGACGAAGCTTATAACAGTGTCCACCCGTGTTGTAAGTACAGAGAAGATGAGGTTGTAGAGGAACATAAATAG
- the groL gene encoding chaperonin GroEL (60 kDa chaperone family; promotes refolding of misfolded polypeptides especially under stressful conditions; forms two stacked rings of heptamers to form a barrel-shaped 14mer; ends can be capped by GroES; misfolded proteins enter the barrel where they are refolded when GroES binds): protein MAKDIKFDIDARDGLKRGVDALANAVKVTLGPKGRNVIIGKSFGAPQVTKDGVSVAKEVELEDALENMGAQMVKEVASKTNDLAGDGTTTATVLAQAIVKEGLKNVAAGANPMDLKRGIDKAVTSIITDLEKQAKKVGNSSEKIQQIASVSANNDNTIGELIALAFGKVGKEGVITVEEAKGMDTYVDVVEGMQFDRGYLSPYFVTDADKMIADLENPYILLFDKKISNLQEVLPILEPVAQSGRPLLIIAEDVDGQALATLVVNKLRGGLKIAAVKAPGFGDRRKAMLEDIAILTGGTVISEERGFSLENADLSMLGTAETVTIDKDNSTIVNGAGKADDIKARVNQIKAQIETTTSDYDKEKLQERLAKLAGGVAVLYVGAASEIEMKEKKDRVDDALHATRAAVEEGIVAGGGVALVRAQKTLEKLTAANLDEVTGIQIVSKAIEAPLRTIVENAGGEGSVVINKILEGKGDFGYDAKNDVYVDMLKAGIIDPKKVTRVALENAASVAGMILTTECALIDIKEDAAAMPPMGGGMPGMM from the coding sequence ATGGCAAAAGATATAAAATTTGATATAGATGCACGTGACGGATTGAAACGTGGCGTTGATGCACTCGCAAATGCAGTAAAAGTAACTTTAGGACCTAAAGGTCGTAATGTGATTATTGGCAAAAGTTTTGGTGCACCACAAGTGACTAAAGATGGTGTTTCAGTAGCAAAAGAAGTTGAATTGGAAGATGCTCTAGAAAATATGGGTGCTCAAATGGTTAAAGAAGTTGCTTCTAAAACCAACGATTTAGCTGGAGATGGTACCACAACAGCAACCGTTTTAGCACAAGCAATTGTAAAAGAAGGTTTGAAAAATGTAGCTGCTGGTGCGAATCCAATGGATTTGAAACGTGGAATTGATAAAGCAGTCACATCCATCATCACGGATTTAGAAAAGCAAGCAAAGAAAGTTGGAAATTCTTCTGAGAAAATTCAACAAATTGCATCTGTTTCTGCCAATAACGATAATACTATCGGAGAACTTATTGCCTTGGCATTTGGGAAAGTTGGTAAAGAAGGTGTCATCACAGTAGAGGAAGCCAAAGGAATGGACACTTATGTAGATGTGGTTGAAGGAATGCAATTTGACAGAGGGTATTTAAGTCCTTATTTTGTGACCGATGCCGATAAAATGATTGCTGATTTAGAAAATCCTTATATTTTATTATTTGATAAAAAGATTTCAAACCTTCAGGAAGTGCTTCCAATTTTGGAGCCTGTAGCACAATCTGGACGTCCACTTTTAATTATTGCTGAAGATGTAGATGGCCAAGCCTTAGCTACTTTAGTGGTCAATAAATTAAGAGGTGGTCTTAAAATCGCTGCAGTGAAAGCACCTGGATTTGGAGACCGTCGTAAAGCAATGCTCGAAGATATCGCCATCCTTACAGGTGGTACCGTGATTTCAGAAGAACGTGGATTTTCTTTAGAGAATGCAGACTTAAGTATGTTAGGAACTGCCGAAACAGTGACTATTGACAAAGACAATTCAACGATTGTCAATGGAGCTGGAAAAGCGGATGATATCAAGGCGCGTGTGAATCAAATCAAGGCGCAGATAGAAACAACGACTAGCGACTATGACAAAGAGAAACTACAAGAACGCTTGGCGAAGTTAGCTGGGGGTGTTGCAGTCCTTTATGTAGGCGCTGCTAGTGAGATTGAAATGAAAGAAAAGAAAGACCGCGTAGATGATGCACTTCATGCGACGAGAGCCGCTGTTGAAGAAGGCATTGTTGCTGGTGGAGGTGTTGCGCTTGTAAGAGCTCAAAAAACACTCGAAAAACTAACCGCAGCCAATTTGGATGAAGTTACCGGAATTCAAATCGTGTCTAAAGCGATTGAAGCTCCCTTACGTACCATTGTAGAAAATGCTGGTGGCGAAGGAAGTGTAGTGATCAATAAAATCCTAGAAGGTAAAGGCGATTTTGGTTACGATGCCAAAAATGATGTCTATGTAGACATGCTTAAAGCTGGAATTATTGATCCTAAAAAAGTAACGCGTGTGGCTTTGGAAAATGCTGCTTCTGTAGCAGGTATGATCCTCACAACAGAATGTGCTTTAATTGACATTAAAGAAGACGCTGCTGCAATGCCTCCTATGGGTGGCGGGATGCCAGGGATGATGTAA
- a CDS encoding co-chaperone GroES, protein MALNIKPLADRVLVEPQQAETTTASGIIIPDNAKEKPQKGTVVAVGKGTKDEPTTVKVGDAVLYGKYAGTELKLEGTDYLIMRESDILAIV, encoded by the coding sequence ATGGCTTTAAATATCAAACCATTAGCTGACAGAGTTCTTGTAGAACCACAGCAGGCTGAAACAACAACCGCTTCTGGAATTATCATCCCTGATAATGCGAAAGAGAAACCTCAAAAAGGCACCGTGGTTGCTGTGGGTAAAGGCACTAAAGATGAGCCTACAACTGTAAAGGTTGGCGATGCAGTACTTTACGGAAAATATGCTGGAACAGAGCTTAAACTAGAAGGAACTGATTATCTAATCATGCGAGAAAGTGATATTCTTGCAATTGTTTAA
- the secG gene encoding preprotein translocase subunit SecG — translation MSTFSIFLVLIVIVAFLLVVVIMVQNPKGGGLSSSFGGGGTQQVGGVKKTSDFLDKSTWALATLLLALILLSNIAIVGPSNSQESKALDLDAAPTTTQPVAVPVQETTTEESSTPEATDSE, via the coding sequence ATGAGTACATTTTCTATATTTCTAGTCCTTATCGTCATCGTAGCTTTTCTACTAGTCGTTGTTATTATGGTTCAAAATCCTAAAGGTGGAGGATTGTCTTCTTCATTTGGAGGTGGTGGAACACAACAAGTTGGTGGTGTTAAAAAAACATCCGACTTTTTGGACAAAAGCACATGGGCACTCGCAACATTATTGTTGGCCTTAATTTTACTATCTAATATTGCTATTGTAGGTCCTAGCAACAGTCAAGAATCTAAAGCTCTTGATTTAGATGCAGCACCAACAACAACTCAACCTGTAGCAGTCCCTGTTCAAGAGACAACTACTGAAGAGAGTTCAACGCCAGAAGCAACGGATTCAGAGTAA
- a CDS encoding LptE family protein produces MTFNVLKYSLVISAFTLVLGCGAYSFTGISLSADTKTFQVNYFQNTAALIEPGIERDFTIALQDLILNQTNLVLVNSNGDIVYEGEIVEYRISPTTATSSNTAAQNRLTISVNVIFTNTNEEESDFEKRFSFFYDYAGSAQLIGSQKTTAIEEIFERITQDVINASLANW; encoded by the coding sequence ATGACCTTTAACGTTTTAAAATACAGCTTAGTAATCAGTGCTTTCACCCTTGTTTTGGGTTGTGGTGCTTACTCTTTTACAGGCATTTCTTTAAGTGCCGACACAAAGACCTTTCAGGTGAATTATTTTCAAAATACCGCAGCTCTTATTGAGCCAGGTATAGAACGTGACTTTACTATAGCGCTTCAAGATTTGATATTAAATCAAACCAATTTAGTTCTTGTTAATTCGAATGGAGACATTGTTTACGAAGGTGAAATTGTTGAGTACAGAATTTCCCCCACGACTGCCACTTCTAGCAATACAGCCGCACAAAACAGATTGACAATTAGTGTTAATGTGATTTTCACGAATACAAATGAAGAGGAATCTGATTTTGAAAAACGGTTTTCGTTTTTTTATGATTATGCAGGCAGCGCACAACTTATAGGTTCCCAAAAAACAACGGCGATAGAAGAAATTTTTGAACGCATCACCCAGGATGTCATAAATGCATCCCTAGCCAATTGGTAA
- a CDS encoding sigma 54-interacting transcriptional regulator produces METVQSIKQRFSIIGNDTGLNRAIEKAVQVAPTDISVLVTGESGVGKESIPKIIHQLSHRKHGKYIAVNCGAIPEGTIDSELFGHEKGAFTGATQSRSGYFEVANGGTIFLDEVGELPLTTQVRLLRVLENGEFIKVGSSAVLKTDVRIVAATNVNMFEAIEKEKFREDLYYRLSTVEILLPSLRDRKDDIHLLFRKFASDFALKYKMPTIRLEEQAIEALINYRWSGNVRQLRNVAEQISVLESSRMIDILTLKTYLPNMGGNFPTVQGKDKNQSDFSTEREILYKVLFDMKSDLNDLKKLTMELMKNENHSDVQKNNESLIEKIYNKDETLEPKKESEFLALPAKPQEENTVEIVKDHEEKYTYIDAIEEEEETLSLHDKELELIKKSLERHKGKRKLAADELGISERTLYRKIKQYDL; encoded by the coding sequence ATGGAAACAGTTCAATCTATAAAACAACGGTTTAGTATCATTGGAAATGATACAGGTTTGAATCGTGCTATAGAAAAAGCCGTGCAGGTAGCACCAACAGATATTTCGGTTTTGGTGACTGGAGAAAGTGGTGTTGGAAAAGAGAGTATTCCTAAAATTATTCATCAACTTTCGCATCGAAAACACGGAAAATATATTGCCGTCAATTGTGGTGCCATTCCAGAAGGCACTATTGATAGTGAACTTTTTGGACATGAAAAAGGCGCTTTTACGGGAGCCACTCAAAGCCGTTCGGGCTACTTTGAAGTTGCCAATGGAGGCACTATCTTTTTGGATGAAGTCGGGGAACTTCCCCTAACGACGCAAGTTCGATTGCTAAGGGTTTTAGAAAATGGTGAGTTTATAAAAGTAGGCTCAAGTGCTGTTTTAAAAACAGATGTTAGGATTGTAGCAGCTACCAACGTCAATATGTTTGAGGCCATTGAAAAAGAAAAATTTCGTGAAGACCTCTATTACAGACTGAGTACGGTTGAAATTTTATTGCCTTCGCTTCGGGATCGAAAAGACGACATTCATTTGTTGTTTAGAAAATTTGCAAGTGATTTTGCCTTAAAATATAAAATGCCAACCATCCGACTTGAAGAGCAAGCGATTGAAGCCCTCATCAATTATAGATGGAGTGGAAATGTGAGACAGCTCAGAAATGTTGCTGAGCAAATCTCCGTGTTAGAGTCTTCAAGAATGATTGATATATTGACCTTGAAAACGTATTTACCAAATATGGGAGGTAATTTTCCAACAGTACAAGGAAAAGATAAAAATCAGAGTGATTTTAGTACCGAAAGAGAAATTTTATACAAGGTTTTATTTGACATGAAAAGTGATTTGAACGATCTCAAAAAACTGACCATGGAATTGATGAAAAACGAAAATCACAGTGATGTTCAGAAAAACAACGAAAGTTTAATTGAAAAAATATATAATAAAGACGAAACCTTAGAACCCAAAAAAGAATCCGAATTTTTAGCCCTTCCTGCAAAGCCACAAGAAGAAAATACCGTTGAAATCGTAAAGGATCATGAGGAAAAATACACCTATATTGATGCGATTGAAGAGGAAGAAGAAACGCTATCTCTACACGATAAAGAATTAGAACTTATTAAAAAATCCCTTGAACGTCACAAAGGAAAGCGTAAATTAGCAGCAGATGAATTGGGAATTAGCGAACGTACTTTATATCGAAAAATAAAACAATATGACCTTTAA
- the miaB gene encoding tRNA (N6-isopentenyl adenosine(37)-C2)-methylthiotransferase MiaB, producing the protein MEKTIDETAQGSKLAIEPKLENTKKLFIESYGCAMNFSDSEIVASILSKEGYNTTQVLEEADLVLVNTCSIRDKAEQTVRKRLEKYNAVKRINPKMKVGVLGCMAERLKSKFLEEEKIVDLVVGPDAYKDLPNLISEVNEGRSAVNVILSKDETYGDISPVRLNTNGVTAFVSITRGCDNMCTFCVVPFTRGRERSRDPQSILEEISDLWNKGFKEVTLLGQNVDSYLWYGGGLKKDFTKATDLQKATAVDFAVLLDLCAKAYPKMRIRFSTSNPQDMSLDVIRSMAKHQNICNHVHLPVQSGSNRILKEMNRQHTREEYIELINNIKAILPNCTISQDIICGFPTETEEDHQDTLSLMDVVKYSFGYMYAYSERPGTMAERKLEDDVPFETKKRRLAEVVEQQRAHGLIRTEEFLNQTVEVLIEKESKKSASEWSGRSAQNTVAVFPKEDYKIGNFVNVKINSCTSATLIGEAIGLSENN; encoded by the coding sequence ATGGAGAAAACAATTGATGAAACGGCTCAGGGCTCAAAATTAGCCATTGAACCTAAGCTAGAAAATACCAAAAAGCTGTTCATAGAAAGTTATGGCTGTGCTATGAATTTTAGCGACAGTGAAATTGTTGCATCTATCCTTTCAAAAGAAGGCTATAACACCACCCAAGTTCTAGAAGAAGCCGATCTGGTATTGGTGAATACTTGCTCTATTCGTGACAAAGCAGAGCAAACCGTCCGCAAACGACTTGAAAAATACAATGCCGTCAAACGCATCAATCCAAAAATGAAAGTAGGTGTTTTGGGCTGTATGGCGGAACGCCTTAAAAGTAAATTTTTAGAAGAAGAAAAAATTGTGGATCTTGTTGTAGGACCTGATGCTTATAAAGACCTTCCCAACCTGATTTCTGAAGTGAATGAAGGTCGAAGTGCCGTGAATGTAATTCTTTCTAAAGATGAAACCTATGGCGATATTTCTCCTGTAAGATTGAACACAAACGGCGTTACTGCTTTTGTATCCATCACAAGAGGCTGCGATAATATGTGTACGTTTTGTGTAGTGCCATTTACAAGAGGGCGCGAACGCAGTAGAGACCCTCAAAGCATCCTAGAAGAAATTAGTGATTTATGGAACAAAGGTTTTAAAGAAGTGACCCTTTTAGGGCAAAATGTAGATAGCTATTTATGGTATGGCGGTGGACTTAAAAAAGATTTTACGAAGGCAACGGACCTGCAAAAAGCCACGGCAGTTGACTTTGCAGTGCTCTTAGACCTGTGCGCAAAAGCGTATCCAAAAATGCGGATTCGATTTTCGACCTCCAACCCGCAAGACATGTCCTTAGATGTAATACGGTCGATGGCAAAACATCAAAACATTTGCAATCACGTGCACCTTCCAGTGCAAAGTGGAAGCAATCGAATTTTAAAGGAAATGAACCGTCAGCACACGCGCGAAGAATATATTGAACTGATCAACAACATTAAAGCCATCCTCCCAAATTGTACCATTTCTCAAGATATAATTTGTGGATTCCCAACCGAAACGGAAGAAGACCATCAAGACACCTTGAGTTTGATGGATGTTGTTAAGTATAGTTTTGGGTATATGTATGCCTATTCCGAACGCCCAGGAACCATGGCCGAAAGAAAACTCGAAGACGACGTTCCTTTTGAAACCAAAAAAAGACGCCTGGCAGAAGTGGTGGAGCAACAACGCGCTCATGGTCTTATCAGAACAGAAGAATTTCTAAACCAAACGGTGGAGGTATTGATTGAAAAAGAATCTAAAAAATCTGCTTCAGAATGGTCTGGAAGAAGTGCACAAAACACAGTTGCCGTGTTCCCTAAAGAAGACTATAAAATCGGAAATTTTGTAAACGTTAAAATAAACAGTTGCACAAGTGCAACTCTCATTGGAGAAGCCATTGGTTTATCTGAAAATAATTAA